CAAGCCTGCTGAACGAGACGGGCGTGGACCATAAAACTGAAGAACAGCTTCTGAAAAAACGGAATCGAGAACACCAGCGCCGGTAATAAGCCGCTCTGGGCGACTGTGAACTTGCCGTACTCCTGCGTCTTGAGCACCTGAATTGAAGGGAACAGCTCCGGCAGCTCACTTGCGCTCCGAACTCCCCACTCCATCGCCGCCTTTGAACGGCCGACCTCGCGCACAAGACGGCTTGAGCGGGCGGCGAAAAACGGCGACACCACGTCGAAAAGCGCTTCACCGCCTGAGACCTCAGCGGCGCGCTGGAAAAAGGCTCGAAGTTTCTCCACTGGAAGGTACATCACCAGCCCTTCCATGATGAACAGCGACGGACTGGAAAGGCCAAGCCGGTCGAACAGCTCCGGCGAGAACATGTCCATCCCAATCATCTGCCGGCGCGGGCCGTCTTGGAAAAAACGCCGACGCAGGTTGACGCAGTCCGGCAAGTCCACGTCGAACCACTGAACACGGCCGTCGTCCAACCGGTCGAAACGAGCGTCAAGCCCGGCCCCTAAATTCACGACCGACGCGCCCCGGTGAGAAGCCATAAAATTGGAGACTTGTCCGTCAAACCACAGAGTTCGGCGGACTGAGCCTTCAATCGTCCCCGGGTGCACACGAAAAGCCTTCCGCGTCACGCCCAGTTCGTTCACAATTCTGACCGCGTCAGGATCTCGGAGGCGCGGCGAGCCGCTTTCCGTCTCGACAGCACGGGCCACTAACGGGATAATGCAAGTCCTCGCTACCCCGCTGAGCAGATCTTCCATACCTGAGCCTCCTTTATCAAAGTTAGTTTTAGTTATATTATACTATACTTTCATATCACTCGTCAACAAACAAGCCGCCCTGTCTATCTGACAGGGCGGCTTGTTTCACGCTTTAAAAGTCGGGACGTCGCCAGCTGCGCCAAGGGGCGGCGCTGAGAGCAGCTTCCCAAAAAGAAAACGCGCCCGATGGACTCGGACGCGTTCAACGTGCTTACGGACGAGTTTTCTTTAACCCACCGCCTCGTCGACTATGAATAGAACCTCTTGAAACTGCTTAACTTCCTCGTTGTAACGATAGAAGAAGTTTTCTCTCTTAGTCTTGGCGTATGTAGCCAGCTTCTCCGTCGGGGTGCCGTTCTCGTCCAGCCTGTAGACGCTGAACACCATGCAGTCGCAGCCGTCGTACTGTTCGTCCTTTTCCCTCTGCCAGCCCAGCTCTTTCAAGCTTCCCAGGTCTTCATCGCATTGAGCGCCGTCAACGACTAAAAAAATTAACTGAAGATCCTGAACCGCCTCTACCTCTTCTTCGTTCCAAACCGTCTCCTTCGGAAGCGGGACGCTCTTCGGCGACCCATAAGCGGCAGGGGAAAGCGCCAACACGGCCGCTGTCAAAAGTGCTGTCAGTCTTCCTCGCAACGAACGCTCCTCCTTTTTGAACAGGTTATATTTACATCGTACCCAACGCTTTTATTATGCGAAGAGCTGACGCGAATTGTCAAGGATGGGATTATCAGTTAGTCAGTATTTATCAATTCATTTAATCTCTTTTTATGCCATTATATCTCGCTTCGCCCGACGTCCTACAGGTCTTTCTGCCCTCCAAGTCGATCATCTTCGCCGAAACGATCTGAGTCCCGAGAAGCATACCGTCTCTGTCATTGGCCGCCCAGCACGCGCCTGCCGCCGAATTTGGCGCGTCCTAGCCAGCCAGCGTCCTTCCAAACGGCCTCAAGCGCGTCACCTTGAGCTGCACAGCCGCACAGCACCGCGAACCGCCGTGCTGCTCCCTCTTGGGCGACGCAGCGGGGACGCAGAGAACTTTTGCGCCGACCTTGGCGGCTGATCGGGCTGAAGAGGGAAAACAAAACGTAACAGCCCAGGAGCGCGATTGCTGTCCCGTCAGCAGAAAAACCGGCGCGCTTCGCCGGGGAGAAAAAACTCCGCCCGGTCAACGCGCCGGAAAGGTGGACTTTATCGTACCGGCAGGCCGCGCCTCCCGATGAGCTGACCGCCAGAACTTAACTTCCCTGTCGCCGAGAACGGCACCGCTGACAAGACACAAATTTCCGCCAGTCTAACATGCATACCATCAATACGCTGGGACTCCGACGCGTACGCAGGCCCCACAGCCCCAATAAACGGCCGAGGAACGCCCTCAGACTGAGCCGCCATTCAACTTGAAGCTCATTTTCAACCGATCTTCCAGCGCCGCGCCATTTGTCCAAGGGGCAAACGCACCGTTCCATTCCGTTTCGTCTTCTTTTCCCACGAGAGTTCGCCTGCTCTTCACGCACCTAGAGGCCAGCTTTCGAGGCGGTGAAGTTTATGAGTTTATTCCGCGGCGCAAAAGTCGGCGAGTTTGACAGTGGACTTCACAATGGGCATAAAAAATGTCCACTATCCCCATGAAGGAGCATAAAATACGCGTATCAAGCGCAGGACGACGCAGTTTAATTTTTCAAAGTATCCTAGAGGCATTGAAAAAACTCCTTGGCTGAAAGGACGCGCGGCAAGGGGGGCGCATTGCGATCATTGATCCGACATCACGACGCGGCAGCAACGGTACCGCGCGATCAAAAGCCCCTCAAGGGACACAGACGAAGTAGCACGCCAAACGGGCATATAGCCAAATAAGTAACGACAAAACCGAGGCAGTCTTCGCGCCTCGGCTGATCAAACGGAGGAAGAATACAAATGAACAAATGCAAGGACACCGCAATCTATCCAGCGATTTTTTCGTACGCCGACGACGGCATCACGATCACGTTTCCGGACCTGCCCGGCTGTATCTCCAGTGCCCACAGCGATGACGAGGCGCTTTATATGGCTCGCGACGCGCTAGGCTGCTGGCTTGCCGCCAATGAGACCTCGGGAAATAGCCTTCCGGCACCTTCTGCGCCCCAAAACATTAAGTGCAGTAAGAACCAAGCTGTATTCATCATCGACGTTTGGCTGCCACTCTACCGAGAAGAACGCCTTTCTGGAAGCGTCAAGAAAAACGTCACAATACCAATTTGGCTGAACGCAGCCGCAGAGAAAGCAGGGCTCAACTTTTCTAAAATTCTGCAGGCGGGGCTAAAAGCCTCGCTCAGAATACAATAAGGCTTTATTCGCGCGCCCGTGCAGGGCGCGACTTGAGCCGCCAGAGGGCAGCAAGCAAGCCACAGCATTTCAATTCACGCGCCCGTACAAGTTCGTCATGTGCTTTTAATTGTTCTCTTTGTGACGTCCCCTTTCGACTCCGCCCCATCTGAGTCGGAGGACGTCCTTTTCTTTTCCGAATCAGTCTTTTACCCCAAATAGAACGGCGGCCTGCCCACCGTGCGAGCAAGCCGCCTGAGAAGGACGCTTTACTTGTTTTCTTCGAGCCAACGGCAAGCGAGCCCGGCCATTCCGGCTACTCCCATGTAAAGCACCGCGTCGTCCACGGTGTACTTGGGGTGGTGCTGGGGGTACGCCATGTCGTGTTCTGGGTCTCCGGTGCCGAGGAACATGAAGCAGCCGGGGATTAACGCCTGATACTCGCTGAAGTCCTCTGCCGCCATGTCGGGACCGCCGTCAATCACGTGGTCTTCGCCGAACATAGCCGACAGCTCCTGGCGCACAAACTCGGCGCCCTTTGCGTCGTTCACCGTCGGACGGAGCATCCAGTGATAGGTGAAGTCGGCCGTGCACCGGTACGCCGCGCAGATGTCCTTGGCCATTTCTCCCATTCGCTGGGCCAAATTCTCTCGGACTTTCTGGTTGAACGTCCGAGTGGTTCCCTGCATGTACGCGGTCGAGGGGATGATGTTAAACAGAGTGCCGGCGGATATGTTGGCCACCGTTAGCACAGCGGCGTCCAGCGGCGCGGTTTCCCGGCTGACGAGAGCCTGCCAGCTCTGAACGAGCGCGCAGGCCGCCACAACCGGGTCGATGGAAAGCTGAGGCGCTGATCCGTGTCCGCCCTTACCGGTAATGGTCACTTCAAACTTATCGGCAGACGCCATAAAGGCTCCGGGCCGGACGCTGATCAATCCGCGCCGGATCGGTGACCAAATGTGCTGGCCAATGATAAAGTCAACGCCTTCGAGCGCTCCGGCGGCGATGATCGCTTTTGCTCCGGCGCCAATCTCCTCGGCGGGCTGGAAAATAAAGCGAATCTTGCCTTTGTACTCCTCTTTGTGCTCGGCGATGAGCTTTGCCGCGCCAAGCGCCATGGCGATGTGGCTGTCGTGGCCGCAGGCGTGCATGTACCCCACGTTGACCGATTTCCAGGGCACCTGAAGCTCTTCGGTCACCTTGAGGGCGTCAATATCAGCCCGCAGGGCGATCCGCTTGCCCGGCACGTCTTCGTTCAAGTCGGCAATGACGCCTAAATCCGGGTGGCCCTCACAGCCGACGCGCACTTTGTAGCCCAGTTCCCGCATGATTTTAGCGATCTCTGCGGTTGTTTCCTTTTCGCCCATCGACGGTTCCGGATGCTGGTGGAAATAGTGCCTCCACTCTGCTACCTGTTTTTCGATCTCTTTCGCGCGATTTTTCATCAGGTCGTACATTCTATCAGCCTCCTGCCTGAATTTTTACGCTGACAACTGCACTCCCCGAGTACTCTTGTGCTCTGGGACGAACTTCTCAGCTCCTACATGCCAGCCGGGTGCAGCAGCGTGACGCAGACGCCGGCCATGATGACCGAGCCGATCGTCACAGTGATAAATCCGCCGATGATCATCGGCGACAGCATCTGATTCATCAAGAACGAGAACTCTTCCTTGTCCTTCGCCAGCCCCTTGCTCGCTTCTTCCGTCAGGATGTAGTTGGGCGGGAAGCCGTACAGAGCCGTCAGGGTCAGAGCCATGGACAGAGGCACCGACCGCCCAAGGATTTTGCCCATGATCGCGGAGAACAGCATGAGGCCGCAAACGCCGATGACGACGATGACAAACACCGGCCATACCAGCATCAGCAGGTCGTGAGGCGTGGATTCCTTGAGCATGCACATGACAAGGCACATGACGATGGCCATAACCAGCCCGAGGGACGAGGACTTCTCCAGAGTCTTG
This is a stretch of genomic DNA from Jonquetella anthropi DSM 22815. It encodes these proteins:
- a CDS encoding class I SAM-dependent methyltransferase → MEDLLSGVARTCIIPLVARAVETESGSPRLRDPDAVRIVNELGVTRKAFRVHPGTIEGSVRRTLWFDGQVSNFMASHRGASVVNLGAGLDARFDRLDDGRVQWFDVDLPDCVNLRRRFFQDGPRRQMIGMDMFSPELFDRLGLSSPSLFIMEGLVMYLPVEKLRAFFQRAAEVSGGEALFDVVSPFFAARSSRLVREVGRSKAAMEWGVRSASELPELFPSIQVLKTQEYGKFTVAQSGLLPALVFSIPFFQKLFFSFMVHARLVQQA
- a CDS encoding M20 family metallopeptidase, translated to MYDLMKNRAKEIEKQVAEWRHYFHQHPEPSMGEKETTAEIAKIMRELGYKVRVGCEGHPDLGVIADLNEDVPGKRIALRADIDALKVTEELQVPWKSVNVGYMHACGHDSHIAMALGAAKLIAEHKEEYKGKIRFIFQPAEEIGAGAKAIIAAGALEGVDFIIGQHIWSPIRRGLISVRPGAFMASADKFEVTITGKGGHGSAPQLSIDPVVAACALVQSWQALVSRETAPLDAAVLTVANISAGTLFNIIPSTAYMQGTTRTFNQKVRENLAQRMGEMAKDICAAYRCTADFTYHWMLRPTVNDAKGAEFVRQELSAMFGEDHVIDGGPDMAAEDFSEYQALIPGCFMFLGTGDPEHDMAYPQHHPKYTVDDAVLYMGVAGMAGLACRWLEENK
- a CDS encoding type II toxin-antitoxin system HicB family antitoxin; translated protein: MNKCKDTAIYPAIFSYADDGITITFPDLPGCISSAHSDDEALYMARDALGCWLAANETSGNSLPAPSAPQNIKCSKNQAVFIIDVWLPLYREERLSGSVKKNVTIPIWLNAAAEKAGLNFSKILQAGLKASLRIQ